The sequence GCTGGTGTGCGGAGACATAGGAGACTGGTAGGGAGAAGGCTGGTGTGCGGTGACATGGGGGACTGGTAGGGAGAAGGCTGGTGTGCGGAGATGTGGGAGACTGGTAGGGAGAAGGCTGGTGTGCGGAGACATAGGAGACTGGTAGGGAGAAGGCTGGTGTGATGAGATATGGGAGGATGGTAAGGAGAAGGCTGGTGTGCGGAGACATGGGAGACTGGTAGGGAGAAGGCTGGTGTGCGGATACATGGGAGACTGGTAGGGAGAAGGCTGGTGTGCAGAGACATGGGAGACTGGTAGGGAGAAGGCTGGTGTGCGGATACATGGGAGACTGGTAGGGAGAAGGCTGGTGTGCGGAGACATAGGAGACTGGTAGGGAGAAGGCTGGTGTGCGGTGACATGGGGGACTGGTAGGGAGAAGGCTGGTGTGTGGAGACGTGGGAGACTGGTAGGGAGAAGGCTGGTGTGCGGAGACATGGGAGACTGGTAGGGAGAAGGCTGGTGTGCGGATACATGGGAGACTGGTAGGGAGAAGGCTGGTGTGCGGAAACATGGGAGACTGGTAGGGAGAAGGCTGGTGTGCGGAGACATGGGAGACTGGTAGGGAGAAGGCTGGTGTGCGGAGATATGGGAGACTGGTAGGGAGAAGGCTGGTGTGCGGAGACATGGGAGACTGGTAGGGAGAAGGCTGGTGTGCGGAGACATGGGAGACTGGTAGGGAGAAGGCTGGTGTGCGGAGACATGGGAGACTGGTAGGGAGAAGGCTGGTGTGCGGAGATATGGGAGACTGGTAGGGAGAAGGCTGGTGTGCGGAGATATGGGAGACTGGTAGGGAGAAGGCTGGTGTGCGGAGACATGGGAGACTGGTAGGGAGAAGGCTGGTGTGCGGAGACATGGGAGACTGGTAGGGAGAAGGCTGGTGTGCGGAGATATGGGAGACTGGTAGGGAGAAGGCTGGTGTGCGGAGATATGGGAGACTGGTAGGGAGAAGGCTGGTGTGCGGAGACATGGGAGACTGGTAGGGAGAAGGCTGGTGTGCGGAGACATGGGAGACTGGTAGGGAGAAGGCTGGTGTGCGGAGATATGGGAGACTGGTAGGGAGAAGGCTGGTGTGCGGAGATATGGGAGACTGGTAGGGAGAAGGCTGGTGTGCGGAGATATGGGAGACTGGTAGGGAGAAGGCTGGTGTGCGGAGACATGGGAGACTGGTAGGGAGAAGGCTGGTGTGCGGTGACATGGGAGACTGGTAGGGAGAAGGCTGGTGTGCGGAGACATGGGAGACTGGTAGGGAGAAGGCTGGTGTGCGGAGACATGGGAGACTGGTAGGGAGAAGGCTGGTGTGCGGAGATGTGGGAGACTGGTAGGGAGAAGGCTGGTGTGCGGAGACATGGGAGACTGATAGGGAGAAGGCTGGTGTGATGAGACATGGGAGACTGGTAGGGAGAAGGCTGGTGTGCGGAGATATGGTTGGATGGTAGGGAGTCGGATGGTGTGCGGAAATATGGGAGAATGAGAAAATTAAGTCCAATTAAAGAAAAGCATATCACTGGATCATCATTTTAATGACCAACACCACTTTGGATGAATAGTTATGAAAGTTACATGCTAGAGGGAAACAGAATAGGTAGTGTTTATAATTTTGTGGGTGGATAGTGAACACCTATATATTCTGTTATAGATTAGGTAGGTGGGTGAAGGATTGAGTATTGTGTTCTTGGGGTGTTGCGAGATTGTATTTAGGtgagttttttgggggggggttgttagGAGATTGTATTTAGGTGAGTATTGTTTTTTTGGGGTGTTGggagattgtattgtatttagGGGGGTGTTGGGTGTTAGGAGATTGTATTTAGGGGAGTATTGTGTTCTTGGGGTGTTATTAGGGGAGTGTGGAGTTCTTTATATTTTGACAATCCATCGGATGTGACGATGAAACTGATGGTGCTCGTATCAGGAGAGTGGGGTGGCAGCTGGTCTTCTGCTTTGTGTATTTGTAACCTGGTGACGAatctgtgtgtttttgtttagtgtgtgtgtgtgcgtgtgtgctagACAATGCTCCCTAAACAAATCCCTATGGGTATTGAGTGCGGTATAACACCCAGACAGGTTAATGATTTTTACTGGTATTGTtggcaatcctttttttttttaaataaactctgttataatttaaaaataaaaaaaaacctgttttcGTCCAGATCACAGCCAAGAAAGATGTCTAAACGATAATGCTCCTTCAACGACAAGTTACAGAGTATCTCAGTTTCTGAGTGAGGTGGGAGGGAAGAATGAGGATGTATTTTCCAAGCATTGCAAACCAACCTTTCCAATTGGTCATGGTGGAAAAGCCGTCATCAACGAACATGGTCAAGCGAAAAAACACCAGCCGTGGAATCCATGTTGTGAAGCACAACCACAGCTGTCAGTCAGTGACGCACCAAGACGGAAGCCTTGGATACTAATGTATTGGCGCCTCTGGCAACGGGAGACCTGAAGAGTGACATCGGCAACATCGATTTTGTATCTGGCGTGATCGATGCTTCCAACAGGGGAGAGGTGAGGTTGATGCCTATTGTCATTCGTTACTTCAAGTCCGGCGAGAGCGTGAAAGTGAAAATTTTAGACTTTACATCTGCGCCCGATTAAACTTCACCTACACTGTATGAAGAAATGCACCAAGCACCAGGAGAAGTACAATCTGCGGGACAAGGTGGTCGGATGTTGTGCTGACAACACAAAAGAGCAGGAAGAAACAATGTCTTCTGCAAGCTTAATGAAGCCGTCTCTGACAATAACGTGATTTGTGTGGGCTGCGCAGCACACATTGTTCACAACACAGTACTGCTGACTGGCTACCTATTGACATTGAGTCAGTGGTTGTAAAGATTTACAGATCTTTCCACATGTACAGGATTGGCACACAGCGATTGAAAGCGTTCTGTGACTTTGTTGATTTGGAATACCAGCAGCTTCTGAGTACTAGTGACACTCGATGGCCGTCACTGACGCCTGCAGCTGACAGTGCTGACAAATCAGATTTTTCCTCTCGTGGCGGTGCCCCATCCACAATAGCGGCCTTTTTTGAGAACCGCGTTGGTGAAGCCTGGCCCTGGTTTTTGCACAACCAGCTATCCCTCTTCAACAACACCATTAAATCCATGGGAAAAAAGCAAAATCCGGTGCAATTGGCATTGCGCTAAAACTGACGATCCTGAAAGAACAGCTGATGGAAAGAAGAGTGGCGTGCTTCGGGGGGCTAAAGGGTCTTCTTCGTACCCTGCAGGAGGAAGAAACAGCACAAGAAACCCAATAACGTGCAACGGTTCAGACTTTCTATGACCTCAGCATTGCTTACCTGAAGGAACGGGCGGCGAACTCCGCAGAACTGCGCACTTTTTCGCGGTCCCTTCTAAACGACGTCCCGGCTCAGGAAGACGGGGAAAACTCGCTACTTTTCGTAACGTCAAGGCTGCGAAACTGTGAAATCTGTGACAGCGAGTTGTTTGGTGAAACAAGCTGCGTAAGGAAATACGCAGGCGGAAGAATAGGAAAGTGGGACGAGGACAAAAAGCCAGCACACCAAGGCTGGGTAGAGATCTTCACCCATTTCAGACACGAGAATGTGACATTGAGGCACATCGGCCGGATCATTCAGTTTGCAATGTGTCTGCTCGGAACCAATGCCCCGGTGGAAAAGATCTTTTCCGACATGAACACCACCTGGGCAGATGAGAGAGACGCAATGGGACTGGAAACTCTGAAAGCCTCGCTCATCACGAGAGTCAACTGTGATCAAAGCCACACTGAAGTCCATGAGCAACTGCTGGAAACCACGGGTGGGCTGCAGGAGATGCACTCCCCCGACAAGTACTCCAGTCTTCAACCGTAGAGGTGAGGTTCGGTCATTTCATTCATTAATTCCAGGCTCTGGATCTCAAGTACCAAACTGTGGGAGGAATAAACCTGTCCTGGTTTATCAACTAATGCTTGTCGCTGTCTGACTTACTGGCTATTTTTCTTGCAAGGACGCAGCTTCCCACAGCCCGGTCCTGAGGGCTCCTCgggatttaaaactgcagcataAAGGGTTTTGTCCTTTTATAGAAAAAACATTTTGAGCCGATTTTATATTATGATCAACTCCGAAATAGCAATGTGGCAGCCCACACGTGGTCAGGAGACCCTTGTACTGCCTGGGGTCCACCAGTACATATACTACATATATATCCCCTCGGAGAGACCTCACGAACCCCCTGATGGGAATCGATGCCCTAAAGTGATGAGGGGATGAAGATAAACTCTGCAGGGATTGGGGAGATTGCATAAAGTAGGGGCTCGGTATGCATGTGTCGGAGGCGGGGGAATAGCGGCGGTGTGAAGAGGCGTTCGGCTGACTACCGTGAGGTTTAAAATACatacattcaagtgaatggggcCGGAACGTGCTTTATGGACATGGCCTTAACCGTGTTACTCAACCGGTGTGCCGTGACCCTCTGCCGACGCGGCAGGGAACCCCAGGGGGACACTCAGCCAGCTGCTCAGCGGGCGCGTCGTGCGGTGTCTGGAGACTGAGGCTGCGATCcacctctcagcccggcacaaaGAGACTGGGTGCTGTCTGTAGACAGGGATGCTGCAACGTATGTTCCCGCTGAGCAGCTGGTGCTTTAGGCCTCATACAGGGTGACGCTGAGCGGGCGCTCGCGCTCGCCACGATGAatcacattgctgcaatgtgtgtggccagtgtgagcgagcgcctgagcatgcacggcgcttagctgcttgccgaagcaagcaaaTTTATTTGTGCCGCTCACTGGCACGTtgcgtgagtggttcgcccaatgagcgaGAACCAGATGTCATGGCCAAGACCCCTTGTgcacgcaactagctggccaggaaaagCATGGCCAAGCAGCGCACGTGACATCACCGCGCCAGTGCGCtcactccctgcctggccgcagcttTAGGTAGGCGGGGtttgtgtggggaaggggagggaggtgagaactCTGTGTGGGGATGGGGTAGGGGCTTTGTGTGTAGTGGAAGAGGGACGTGAGGGCTTTGTGTTAGGTGGAAGGTGAGGGCGCTTAGGGCTTTTTGTGAGGAAGGGCATAGGGGCTTTTGTTGAAGACTTTTggagggaggaggtgtgtgtgtgtgtgtgtgtgtgtgtgtgtgtgtgtgtgtgtgtgtgtgtgtgtgtgtgtgtgtgtgtgtgtgtgtgtgtgtgtgtgtgtggtatgagaGAAGTGGGGTGTTGAAATCTAGGGGTGAGTATGGTGTGTGGGAAGTAGGGGTGAATGGGCAGTATGTAAGGCggtggtgggtgagtgtggtaGGAGTGCGTTTGAGCGAGGAGGGGGATGAAGGAAACAAGATGATGCCCCGGGTCTTGCAGAAATTCTGCAGGGGTACACCTGTTCAGAAAAGGTTGAGGACCACTGCCCTAAATGCCGTTAAATCCATTTTCTTATTACTCCCCAGGAAATCGTTAGAGAAAGAAAAGAACTCTCTGAACAGCAGAGTCTCTAACTATGGTAAGCTGGGCCCATTCGGATCTTTAGGGACCATCAAAGAAACCCTGTCTCTAGCCCAATTTCGCTCTGACCCCAGAAATGTATTTCTCCCGTtcccactcacagagagagaactGAAGTCTCTGCGTCACGAGAATCGCAAGAACATGATGATATCGGTATCGCTCTTCCTCCTCATCGCGCTGGTGTACGTCTGCTGGACCATGTGACCGTTCAACGTGCCGGGAGGACATGGTCCTACCATCCCACCTCAAgaactctatatacacacactcacacactcacacacacacacacactcacactcacacacactcacactcttttTCTAAGCGCCACTGAATGTCATATTCTCCGCTTTCTACCTGATAAACATTCCCAGTAGAAGATGAAGGGCTCCCCCTCATTTTCCTGTAAACTCTGCACACGTGTCTCAGTACCGATGTGCAGCGCGCAGTGAATGTATTGGTGCCTTATTGCCCTGTGACGGACCAAAGCTGCTTGCTGGACGGACCGGTCACGTTACACTCAGAATGGACCTTGCCTTTTCCGTGTGTCTGCAGAATCTGTCGCAAAAGCAGCTTCGCCAGTTTTTGATACTCTTACATCAACGGAAGGTAACCCAAAATGAAGTGCTTGCCAATTATTCCCCGTACACTGGAACAAAAGGGTTCAGAGACCCTTAATCCCGTCCATGTTTTGCAAGCTGTTCTATAACTTGACTACATAAAGGGTTAAAATACCTTTTGTCTCCGATTTCATCATATTAACCCGTTGTGCACAGAAACGCGTTATTCTGCCTGGGAAAAGTGTCACTGGTTTTTAAGAAATACCTTGGGGAGGTTTCTGCGCAGCGGGGGCATTAGGCCGGAGGTTTCTGCGCAGCGGGTGTACTGGGCCGGAGGTTTCTGCGCAGCGGGGGCATTGGGCCGGAGGTTTCTGCGCAGCGGGGGCATTGGGCGGGAGGTTTCTGCGCAGCGGGGGCATTGGGCGGGAGGTTTCTGCGCAGCGGGGGCATTGGGCCGGAGGTTTCTGCGCAGCGGGGGCAGTGGGCCGGAGGTTTCTGCGCAGCGGGGGCAGTGGGCCGGAGGTTTCTGCGCAGCGGGGGCAGTGGGCCGGAGGTTTCTGCGCAGCGGGGGTACTGGGACGGAGGTTTCTGCGCAGCGGGGGTACTGGGACGGAGGTTTCTGAAGGGTCGCAGTGGGCGCATTGGGCCGGAGGTTCAGGTTTTAGTGGAGAGATAGAGTTGGGAGTTTTTGTTTCTTcaaaaagtgtatttttcatggAAAAGTGCTGGCTGCACATGAGTCTCCCGCTCCCTCACACGGGCCGGTAATGGGGCAGCTGACGTGCATTCTGATGCCCCACTGATCTAGGAACTACTATGGCACGGGTAggccactccagtcctcgagggccatcaacaggtcaggttttcaggctatccctgcttcagcacaggtggctcagcctgagcttctgattgagccacctctgctgaagcagggactgattgagccacctgtgttgaagcagggatatcttgaaaacctgacctgttggtagctcttgaggactttATTTGACCACCCCTGTGCTCGGGCATAAACTAAACATTGGCTGCGTTCTTACAAGGTAACGGACGTATATTTGTGAAAGGCGCTTGTAGCTGAAATCTCGTCACGTCACTAAACATTGTGCCCCATATTCACTAGTCCCCTTACAGCCCATGTCAGTAAATGGGGCTTCTCGGCTCCGGTGTCTGACGGCGTAGCACTGCTTAGCAACTATGGGCAAGCACAGACATGACCAAAAATGTATATACTCGCATCAGAAAATCATGTCATTGTAAATGAGGCAGCAGCCAaaacgaagaagcggtgcactgaggtaagtagagaaCCACACGGGAAAaaacatcatgaagctaggaacctctgacgcgtttcatcccgcaagggactttgtcaaagagtgagtggtgaacactcatacacctctatataccaccagcttcactgtgataggtcaataataaattgatttagaacggcaactcctatatgcagctacaggttaattaatgagactgccgttccatctatacaagcatagtggtgtgaggaaggggagagaaggataacaacatacaagtgtatacatagtacatatataacaacaaataaacaacttattgcaaaactactgtaaaatagtATAAACAGTAGCATCAAGAGATAATTTAAAACCAACATTCAAGCAACATAGATGAAAACAAGGAATGGATTAGAATataaagaaattatataatagGGAAAGATAAgacaggtaaaaaatatatattatattacaataagcaatattgaaaagtatattatcactcaacataataaaacaattatactaatcataaataataacctgtcttatatcaatataaatgaaagaaataaaaataagaaattatcaaaaatgaaagaaataataaagataagtataaaaataaatatattaataatagaaatatagcatatcataaatatactgataataaagtatacataatatctcatatgGTGAGCCAAGCATATATCTAAATGACATAATAACAACACCAGAGAAGCAAAAAGCAGAAGCAAGCAAATacttaaacatatttctttagttggactaggaaatgtttaagctcccaattggtattaataccgtagggatgcaatgtattcatgatatagatccagtgcatctctctcttattta comes from Ascaphus truei isolate aAscTru1 chromosome 4, aAscTru1.hap1, whole genome shotgun sequence and encodes:
- the CCDC167 gene encoding coiled-coil domain-containing protein 167, whose product is MAKGRKEKLSVAREIDGLEEKLASCRQNLEDVDFKMRKLELTVEGRKSLEKEKNSLNSRVSNYERELKSLRHENRKNMMISVSLFLLIALVYVCWTM